One Ficedula albicollis isolate OC2 chromosome 15, FicAlb1.5, whole genome shotgun sequence genomic window carries:
- the DRG1 gene encoding developmentally-regulated GTP-binding protein 1: MSGTLAKIAEIEAEMARTQKNKATAHHLGLLKARLAKLRRELITPKGGGGGGPGEGFDVAKTGDARIGFVGFPSVGKSTLLSNLAGVYSEVAAYEFTTLTTVPGVIRYKGAKIQLLDLPGIIEGAKDGKGRGRQVIAVARTCNLILIVLDVLKPLGHKKIIENELEGFGIRLNSKPPNIGFKKKDKGGINLTATCPQSELDTETVKSILAEYKIHNADVTLRSDATADDLIDVVEGNRVYIPCIYVLNKIDQISIEELDIIYKVPHCVPISAHHRWNFDDLLEKIWDYLKLVRIYTKPKGQLPDYTSPVVLPYCKTTVEDFCMKIHKNLIKDFKYALVWGSSVKHNPQKVGKDHTLEDEDVIQIVKK, encoded by the exons ACAAGGCCACCGCCCaccacctggggctgctgaagGCCCGTCTGGCCAAACTGCGCCGGGAGCTCATCACCCCCAAgggaggcggcggcggcggccccgGGGAAG GTTTTGATGTTGCAAAGACTGGTGATGCCCGCATtgggtttgtgggttttccATCAGTGGGGAAATCCACTCTTCTAAGTAATCTTGCTGGTGTGTATTCTGAAGTGGCAGCCTATGAATTCACTACACTGACTACTGTGCCTGGAGTTATTAGGTACAAAGGAGCAAAGATCCAG CTGCTTGATCTGCCAGGAATTATTGAAGGTGCCAAAGATGGTAAAGGCAGAGGACGGCAGGTCATTGCAG TTGCTCGAACCTGTAATCTCATTCTGATTGTTCTGGACGTGCTGAAACCCCTTGGCCACAAGAAAATCATTGAGAATGAACTGGAAGGATTTGGAATTCGTCTGAATAGTAAGCCCCCCAAtattggctttaaaaaaaaggataaaggaGGCATTAACCTTACAGCCACA TGTCCTCAGAGTGAGCTGGATACTGAGACAGTGAAGAGCATCTTAGCAGAGTACAAAATCCACAATGCTGATGTCACACTGCGCAGCGACGCCACTGCCGATGACCTGATTGACGTTGTGGAAGGGAACAG gGTTTACATCCCATGCATTTATGTCCTAAATAAAATTGACCAAATTTCCATTGAAGAATTAGATATCATTTACAAAGTACCCCACTGTGTACCGATATCTGCTCACCATCGCTGGAACTTTGATGATCTGCTGGAGAAAATCTGGGACTACTTGAAACTAGTCCGAAT CTACACCAAACCTAAAGGGCAGCTCCCAGACTACACCTCTCCTGTGGTGCTACCTTACTGCAAGACCACAGTGGAGGATTTTTGCATGAAGATCcacaaaaatctcattaaagACTTTAAATA tgctctGGTCTGGGGTTCATCTGTTAAACACAACCCTCAAAAAGTGGGTAAAGACCATACTCTTGAAGATGAGGATGTTATTCAGattgtgaaaaaataa